ctgcaccccctgcccccccacccaccccacccgtGTTCTCAAGCACACACACGCTCTTCTaataagtaaaaactttaaaaatatttatttttaataatagtattttttttttttagattttatttattcatgagaggcagagacccaggcagagggagaagcaggctccatgcagggagcccgacgtgggactcatcccaggactccagggtcacaccctgggccgaaggcggccctaaaccgctgggcccccggggctgcccagtaataTTTTAACTAGAATTGAGCTCTTGACTTGGCACACAGGGTGCACAGAACAGGCCTGGATCTGAAGGCTCCAGATCTCCCAGGCCGGAGGGCCCCGGCGGGCTGGCCTGGAGCAGAGACACACGGGCCGCGCCCAGCTCCGTCCTAAATGGCCTTGGTGTTGCTTTTAGCAAACCTAAACCGTCAGCTTCGTCTCTCAGGATCtgaggaggagggcagcccccTCCAGGGCAGACCCTCTGGCTCTCCAGACACCGTCCTGCTCAGACGTGGTGAAGCTCCAAGGGCTAATTCCTTTGCTCTGGTCGTTTCCCAAGAACCAGTGACAGACtaataatttgccttttttttttttttatgatagtcacagagagagagagagagagagaggcagagacacaggcagagggagaagcaggctccatgcaccaggagcccgacgtgggattcgatcccgggtctccaggatcgcgccctgggccaaaggcaggcgccaaaccgctgcgccacccagggatcccaataatttGCCTTTTAAACGGGCCAAGGGTATTACCAGGCAGCTCgcagaaaaggaaatgtaaacgGCCCGTGTCATTTTTTAGGTTTATTCactcattagagaaatgcaacttCAAGCCAGGGAGACCTGTCTCGCGGGCGAACCCCAGAGGCTCTGTGAGCCGTGGGAGGTCCCGGTCGCTGCGGCTGCCCGAGACCGTGCTCCACGGAGGGGCCCAGCGAGCCCCGTGGTTGCTGCACGCGCTGCGACTCGGGGCTCCGCTCCCGGGAACCCGTCACCCGTCCTCCAGGCTGGCTTCGGTGGGGAAGACAGCCACCTGCCATCTGCTGCAGCAAAGGACTGGGCAAGACTCAACGCCCTCGGTCCACGGGGTGACGAGGTACGTCCACGCGGCCCCAAACGAGAACGGGACGCTCGTTCAGTGCGACTATGAACTCTGCCGAACAGTCTAAGCGAAAAACCCAAGACACCGATGGTGCAGGCggtccctggggaggggaggtggcttCACTGCGGCCCCAACCCCCTCTGAATTCTGACCCATACGAAATActcagcaaaacaaaactaagacacGCACTGAAGCTCTCCTTGTTCGGACGTTGCCTTAGCTCCAGCTAAGTGAGCTGCTCCACCCGCTCCGGCAGCGCGTCCTGCCCTCTGGAGCTCGGAGCAAGAActcggggggctgggggtgaaccCCGAAGGGGAGAGCACCCTGAGGGTCACCCAGGCCGCACTTCCCCCCTCTGTCCACAGGGGGCGCCCCGAGGCCTGCTGCCGACTGAtactgtccccccaccccccccaccccccgccggggGACCTCGGGGACCTCAGGCTGTTGCccgagaggcaaagacacaggcagggacaAGGAAGTAACATAAAATAGAAACTAGCTTTATTTCTCTGGAAGAAGCAGGGATCCATAGCCGGGGCAGCAACTTTGGTGGCAGACGCTGGCAGGAAAACACGGAACAGCACAGGGGAGGAGCTGGGTCAAAGAGGAAGCACTGGTGTCCCTCCAGGGCAGCTGCCCCCTTGGTCTCCTTCCAACCCTGGGGCCTTGGGCCCTGGTCCCTGCCAAAGAACAATCTGGCACCCTTGCTCTGCTTCCTCAGCCACCTAGGGCTATTTCCAGGCACAAGATCCTAAGACCTGCCAAGTCCCATAATGTATCCATGGTGTGGCCACAAGTCACATTCTCTCCGACATCCCAATGCCCACCAGGAGATCCCTGGAGAAGGGCGCTGCCCTGAGGGCCTGCTGGGTGCTGGCCCCCTTCTGTGGGGCCAGCACATCCTCCCGGCATGGGTCAAGCCTGGCTTCCCCGGCGGCGGCAGAGCCTGGGGACACTCTcccgccccaggcccccaccAGGGGCTGGCGCAGAGGCAGCTCGGCTGCAGGGCCCGCGGAGGCCGCCCCCAGGCCCGCCTTCACAGGGCTCCTTCCTACCCCTTGGCCAGGGGCACCAAGAGCTGATCCAAAGTTGCAGGGACAGCACTGGGTGAGGGGGGACGGCAAGGCGGGGCTCCCAGTCTCCTGCTGCCTTGGCCTTGCTCCGCCACTAGGAGCAGCAAGTGGCAGCAGGTCCTCCGGGCTGGGGGGGGACCTCCCCACCCTTGTCAGATGGACAGACTCAAGTGATTCCTTCAGGACAGACCCTCTGGCTCTCCAGACACCTCAGCGCCTACAGGAGGGGAAACAACCAGAAAGCCCCTCTGTCAAGGGTACAGAACGGCTAGTGCGGGTGGGCACGAGCGGGCCTCCTAGTACCAGGCGAATCTAGCTGAAGAGTCAgcaataattttggaatttaccACCCTGGGATGTGTTctagcttcaaaaaaaaaaaaaaaaaaaaaagacagcagtgCTGCTGCTGAGACGGCCAGAGGGCGGCGGGCACCGTAAAGCCTGAGGAAGCCCCCACGGGGCAGGGGCTCCTCGGACCCCCAAGTTCATCCAGACCAGGTGCTGAAACATCTAAGCGGGCTTAGAAGAAACTTCTTTCACCCGGAACTGCCTGCCCCGCAGCATGGGCCGCCATCCCCCCCCAAGCTGGGGGACCCCGGGGCCGAGTGGGGGGGCGCTCACTCACTTGTGGTGGGCAGGGCCGCAGGAGCCCAGCAGGTGGCAGCCAGCCTGCTCCAAGTTCCAGTCGCACATCTCCAGCACTTTGTGGCACTCGCTTCGCGGCCGCAGACCCAACCCAAAGAGCTGCTCCACCTGAGGAGCAGAGGGTGGTGCCATGGGACACGCTGGGGCTGAAGGGCACcagccagggtgggggcagaggagagccAGAGGCAGGATGGCAGGGAGGGGTCAGGGGAGGTGAGAGCGGCAGAGCCAGTCTTCAGGGTCCCTGAAAGCCAgagtgggcgggaggtgggggtacCTTCAGATACTGTGCAGCCCTCTGCACGCTCCAGCTGTGGCTCTGCAGGGCCGCCTGGCACTCCTCTGTGGTCACCCCATGCACCATGGCCTGCAGCTGGGcacacccacccacctacccgtCAGCACCGCCTGGGCCCATTCCTCTGGGgccctcaggccccgcccctccgcccagCAGCCGGGCCTGGTGCTCACCATCTGGACCTTGTCTGCCGGCCGTCCAGCCTCCGGCCcgtccccagggcagcccctctgTGGCAGCCGAGCAGCGGCCCGCAGGGCTGGTGGCCGGGGCCCTGGATTACTGTTGTTGGTGGAGAAGTTGGCCTTGGGATCGGGGGCGGCCTGGGGCATCGGTCGAACGGTGGCAGTGGGGGCAGCAGGAGCCGGGGTGCTGGGCgggggcagcagcaggggcaCGGGCAGGGGGGCCGGCTCTTCAGGGCTCTGAGCCTCACGCAGGAAGCGCTGATAGCGTTCCAGGTAGGGTGGGCGCTCGGGCAGCAGGTAGTAGTGGGTGCTGCTGACCTTCTTGCCGTCGCGGACAATGGGCAGGATGCAGGGACCAGCCCGCGGGCCGGGTGCCTGGATCACTTGGGGTGTGGCGTACTTGGGGTCTGAGGCAAAGCTCTGGGTGGTGGGCATGGTCTTCCCAGGTGAGCTGGAGAGCCGAGGTGGCAGCGGGGAGCCGCCGGGTGGAACCAGGGGGCTAGGGGTCCGTGAGCCTTGAGGGGACAGGGGCTCCCGGGGAGGCacccggggaggggaggcgggtcCAGGCCACCGCCCTATCTCCTCCTCGCCTGAGGGGGCTGGAGACAGCTCGCCCCGTGGGCGGGTGGGCCTCGGGGGGATGGGCACgcgggggggcacctggggcttGTCCTCACCCGCTGGGGCCGGGCCAGGAGGAGGGCTCAGGGAGCCAGCCGGGACCTGCAGCTGCCGCATGCACTCCTGCTGCAGCGCCTGGAAGATCTCTGCGGTCTGGGCCGAGTTGGGCGGCTTGCTCCCACCCTGGGGTGGGAGGAACAGATTGTCCTCCAGGGGAGGGAGCAGCTGTGCCTGCTCAGGCACAAAGGCGTAATTGGTTTCGCCCTGGCTGGGCCCAGTGCGGACCCCTGCACCCACCAGGGTGCTGTTGATGGAGCAGACCTCGAAGTCATCCTCGTCCTGGGCCACATCGTCGTAGGCAGGAGGCGGGGGCAGCGGGCGGGCGTCCCAGTCCACCACGGGCGTGGGGtgcaggggccggggcagggcccGCGTGGGGCTCTGCGGCGGGGTCTTGTCCAGTAAGGAACAGGCATCCATGGCCAGCTGCGCCAGTGAGGGCGCGCAGGGCCGGGGGGTGGGGACGACGGGCTCCTCGCCAAAGTCAATGAGCGTGACCTCGCCCCCACCGCCACGACCCGCCTTGGTGCCGGGCACCCGAGCGGAGGGCTTCGCGAGCCACAGCCCACGGGTCAGGGCTGGTTTCCGGAGGCCCAGCCTCTTGAAGTCGCTGGACAGGGGGTCCTGGTCCTCACTCACAGGGTCATAGGTTGGCTctaggagagggagggagaccccACCGGGAAGGCAGTGTCAGGCAGGGGGACGGGGAAGAGAGACAAgtaccctcccccgccccccactcccaaCGCCCCCAGAGATTAGCCCCTCGGCTGCCAAATTCCTCCACGCACACCAACCCTGTTCCAACAGGAGGACAGAACCTGCTCCGGACACTCAGTTCTCCACATGGGCTCATGGACCCCTGCCTCCATCTCAGCTAGAGCAAGCGGTACCTCACAGCCATATGATACCCCGACACACAAGGCCCCGAACGCCCCAGACTCCTGGGCCCCGGCTGGTAACCCCATATCCCCACCCCATTACGCACACCATTAGTGCAGGCGGGGGCCACGGACAATCCCCCACCATCAAGGGCAACAGGAGCTGTCCTCGGAGAGCACAGAGCTCCTGACCAAGCACCGTGAAGCCCCGACACGGCATCTGCGGGTCCCAGAGGGAGCGGGACCAGGCCGCGTGACGGTGGAGAGGCGGGCGCCGGGACCACACACTTGCTCCAGAAGCCTGGGCTTTGGGGGGTCGGGGGAGAGGCAGGCATGCTGGGCCAGGTCAGCAGCCAAAGCTCACAGCACACACGgcatgccccccgcccccccgccaccccgccaGCCCACCAGGGCGCTGTACCTTCCAGGAGAGGAGgaatgagaggagagagggggcaggggcaggggcaggggccaagGCTTCGAGAGCGGCCCCACTTACTCTGAGCGAAGATGGCAGGCTGAGGTGGGCGAGGTGGAGGCTCCCCTGCAAGAAAGGCCATGCGGAGAGCAGAAGGGACAGAGCGGGCGAGACAGGGgagagaagacagacagacagacaggaggGCAGcgtggagagagacagagagagggtggtGAACAGGGGCCGAGCCAACAGTACAAACCCAACAGCAATGGGAAGCAGTGGGGCGGCAGGATGGGGGGAGCCCGCGTTCCAGAACGACAGGCACAGGATCCGGGAGGTGGATGAGGCTCCTGGTCAGCGTGAAGCCTGCGGGGTGGTTTTGGCTCGGGAGAGGACAGCAGGCTTAGGGGGAGTGAGGAAAGGCAGGATCTGAGTgcgtggggaggagagagggggacgCTGCGGCGGGCAGGCCAACACGGCCAGCCGGGGATGCCCACCTCAGCGGATGCAGCGGCCTCTCGTCTTGCACCCACGGCCAGCCGGAGCCAGGGCACAGCTGTCCCCCTGCAGCCCTGACCCCACTGTCCCGGAGCCAGGGCAGCCTGCTACTGGGCAGCGGACGCACAAGGGGGCGCCGGGAGGGAGGCCGGACTCTTACTTTTCAGCCTTCCTAGATGCTGGGTGGGCCGGGGGACGCACAAGGGGGCGCCGGGAGGGAGGCCGGGCTCTTACTTTTCAGCCTTCCTAGATGCTGGGTGGGCCGGGGGGTGCTCAGTTCCACGCTCAGCAGGTCAGGAGGATCCATGGGGTTTCCCAGATACAGTCTGTGGGAGGACGACCGGGTCagatggtggggctgggggaggcacgTGGAGCGGCCCCAGGGGGAGGAGATGCCCGGGGCCAGGCCGAGACCAGAACCCTGAGTGCACGCAGAGAACCACCTGAGCCAAGCCCCGCCAAGAACCTGGGTCGGGAGCCCAGGACCCCCAACTCACGGCAGCTCCCCGAAGACTACACGGGCCGGGAgctgtggggagggcagagacggAGCTCCTGACCCCGACCCCTGCAACTGCCGCGGCGCCCCAACCCACGCCTGGCCGTCACCTGCCCACACGTGCTCTTCTGACCCACCGGGCCCAGAGGCATCGGGCCGCACCACGCCGTCGGGGGCGCAGGAggcccctctctcccccaccaggCAGAAGGGGGGCTGGGCCACCTGGCTTGCTCCCCGGTCACCCTCCCAGCCCCCGTGCGGACTGTCAGGCCCTGGCACTTAGGCCCGGGGCTGAGGAAAGCCTGGAGGACCGGGCTGGGCTGGCCGCAGCACGCCAGGAGCGGGCCAGAGGGCCTCTACACAGCTCGCCCCTTCCCTCAGGCTCGTGCTGGCTCCTGGGACGTAGGAGGCAGCGGTTGCTCTCCCAGGCTCCGCGTTGgggggcgagggcgagggcgagggggACGGCCTGCCTCCCTGTGCCCCAGAAGCCAGAGCAGGAAGGGCTGCCGGGAGCCCCCGCTGCCAGCAAGGAGGCATGAAGCGGGCGCTCGCTCAGGAGCTGCCGGGAGGCTCGCTGGGGCAGGGTACCCGGGAAGGGACTACTTCTCTTCCTGTGTCCTCCGGATGCCCCCCCAGGGACCTCCTCCTTTCACTTAAAGGACACTGAgcccccccggggccccccaAGTGCAGAGTGAGCAGGCAAGCAGGGCAGCTGCCAAACCTTCCCTCTggagtctccccacagggagctcttTGTCTacgcccccctccccaggacaCAGCGGCGTGTCTCCTGGGCCTGTGTGCACCCCCAGGGCTTGACCCAGGaggctgggtctccaggaccgtgcgGGGTAAGCAGGGCCACTACCGCCCCAACACCAGGGAGCGTGACACAGGCGTTCCTGCTGAAGCCCTTCCAAAGGTGGTTCCGAGACAGGTGGGGTGGCACCAACCATCCTTGGGCTCCCGACACCGCCCCCCCCTTGAGCCTGCAGGGACGGCTTCTGGGGGCTGCAGACTCTGGCGCCACAGGCCACAGCCCACCCCGGCGCACTCACTCGTCAATCTTGTCGGGGAAGCCCCAGCAGTGGCGGGGGTCGCTGTCGCCATGTCCCGTGTGGATGAAGCTGTTCTGCAGCGGCTGACTGATGTCCTGGGCCGACAGGCCAGCCACGGAGGTCACCACGTTGCGAGGGAAGGGCCCCACACACAGCGTCCGCGTGTTCTGGCCGCGCCACCAGTAGTTCTCCGCCCTGCCCAACAGAGACCACGCGGTGAGCACCAGTGCACTGGGGCGGCCCCAGGGCGTGGGACCCTCTCCAAACCCAGCTGCCTCCAGCCTCGCTGCCGCCTGGCCACCTCGGCACAAGGGGACCGGAGGGCGTACGGCCCGACACCAGGGTGGTCTGAGTGCAGGGCCCGGCTGGCCGCACACACCTTACCCTCAGATACCGAGGGGGGTCCCACAGTTTTTTCTACagtttacagatcaggaaacggGTTCCAACAAGCGACCAGGCTTGCCCGGAGTTCCCAGACACATCGCagcagacccaggatcaaattcTGTCGTTAGTCTGCAAGCCGGCTCCCTTCCTACCGagcccctcacctccctcctcctggcAAGGCCTggacccccagcctctggccaccGGGCCCTGCTCCTCAGCCCAGGATCCAGGCATCCCGAGCTGGAGACGCCAAAGCAGCACGACGGCCTTGCACTAGTGGCCTCGCAGCCAAGCCCTCCGGCCACACTCGCCGTGGGCACGCAGCCCCTGGTGCATTTGGGAGCGCTCGGAGCAAGCCACGCCTTCCCATCACTTCTGTGTGTCCAGGGCCCTTCACAACCTCCGGGCAGGGGTGTGGGACACCTGCCCTTATGCCTGTCCATCTCCCGGGGAACTCTTGTCTTAAATACGGGGTCTGGAAGCGGCCTAGCTTCCCAGTACAGCCGAACCACGGGAGCTCCTGCTCCTCACTCTGATCTCAGACACGAAAGCTCTGCTAATGTAGCCTAAGCccgggcctggggtgggggccggggcaggAAGGGGCCCCCCGGACACTCCGAGTGGCAGGCTGCAGCTCCTGCATCTGCACTGGGGTCGCCCACAGCTGACCACACGGGCAGGGTCTGAGCCGAGGCAGAGGCGGTGCTGGCCTCACGCCGCCGTGGTGGGCGTGCACACACCCGGCCAACCCCCGGCCGCATGCCCCGAGCGCCGAGGGGCCCCTCCAAACTGCAGCCGGGCTGCAGGGGCCGAGGGGGGATGGAGGCTGAGCTCCTGGATCCTCGTCCGTGAGGGGACGAGGCCCCCGGGAGCGGCATGACCTCCCACTGCCTGCCGTGGAGACCGCAAGTGGAAGCCCACGAGCACAGCAGCGCTCGGGAagccaagggggtgggggtgagccgGGAGCCCGGCCTCCCCATACAGAGCCGCTGACCAGCCCCCCGGGGTGGGAAGGGCGGGAGGCGAGGGAAGAAGGCAGGACGACACCCAGGGAGGGACGGCGCCCACCGCGAACATCAGGGCCACTCCGAGGCGAGACGTCGCGGGACACTGCGGCCCAGGGCTGGCTGCGGCTGCCGTGCTCCCCTGAAGCAGGACGAAGGCGGGCGCCCGCCGCCGGGGaccccgcccctgccgccccgctgcccccccccccgtccccacTGGCTCCCTGGGTTCTGCGTGGCCCTCCGGGGACCCTCTCGGACACCCCCGGGCCAGACGGCGGACTCTGCCCTCCACACCCCCTCCGACGTG
The genomic region above belongs to Canis lupus dingo isolate Sandy chromosome 33, ASM325472v2, whole genome shotgun sequence and contains:
- the TNK2 gene encoding activated CDC42 kinase 1 isoform X9 translates to MQPEEGTGWLLELLSEVQLQQYFLRLRDDLNVTRLSHFEYVKNEDLEKIGMGRPGQRRLWEAVKRRKAMCKRKSWMSKVFSGKRLEAEFPPHHSQSTFRKTSPTPGGPAGEGPLQSLTCLIGEKDLHLFEKLGDGSFGVVRRGEWDAPSGKTMSVAVKCLKPDVLSQPEAMDDFIREVNAMHSLDHRNLIRLYGVVLTPPMKMVTELAPLGSLLDRLRKHQGHFLLGTLSRYAVQVAEGMGYLESKRFIHRDLAARNLLLATRDLVKIGDFGLMRALPQNDDHYVMQEHRKVPFAWCAPESLKTRTFSHASDTWMFGVTLWEMFTYGQEPWIGLNGSQILHKIDKEGERLPRPEDCPQDVYNVMVQCWAHKPEDRPTFVALRDFLLEAQPTDMRALQDFEEPDKLHIQMNDVITVIEGRAENYWWRGQNTRTLCVGPFPRNVVTSVAGLSAQDISQPLQNSFIHTGHGDSDPRHCWGFPDKIDELYLGNPMDPPDLLSVELSTPRPTQHLGRLKREPPPRPPQPAIFAQKPTYDPVSEDQDPLSSDFKRLGLRKPALTRGLWLAKPSARVPGTKAGRGGGGEVTLIDFGEEPVVPTPRPCAPSLAQLAMDACSLLDKTPPQSPTRALPRPLHPTPVVDWDARPLPPPPAYDDVAQDEDDFEVCSINSTLVGAGVRTGPSQGETNYAFVPEQAQLLPPLEDNLFLPPQGGSKPPNSAQTAEIFQALQQECMRQLQVPAGSLSPPPGPAPAGEDKPQVPPRVPIPPRPTRPRGELSPAPSGEEEIGRWPGPASPPRVPPREPLSPQGSRTPSPLVPPGGSPLPPRLSSSPGKTMPTTQSFASDPKYATPQVIQAPGPRAGPCILPIVRDGKKVSSTHYYLLPERPPYLERYQRFLREAQSPEEPAPLPVPLLLPPPSTPAPAAPTATVRPMPQAAPDPKANFSTNNSNPGPRPPALRAAARLPQRGCPGDGPEAGRPADKVQMVEQLFGLGLRPRSECHKVLEMCDWNLEQAGCHLLGSCGPAHHKR
- the TNK2 gene encoding activated CDC42 kinase 1 isoform X3; this translates as MRSQGEPAWLLSRSLGPAYRGRLGSSSMQPEEGTGWLLELLSEVQLQQYFLRLRDDLNVTRLSHFEYVKNEDLEKIGMGRPGQRRLWEAVKRRKAMCKRKSWMSKVFSGKRLEAEFPPHHSQSTFRKTSPTPGGPAGEGPLQSLTCLIGEKDLHLFEKLGDGSFGVVRRGEWDAPSGKTMSVAVKCLKPDVLSQPEAMDDFIREVNAMHSLDHRNLIRLYGVVLTPPMKMVTELAPLGSLLDRLRKHQGHFLLGTLSRYAVQVAEGMGYLESKRFIHRDLAARNLLLATRDLVKIGDFGLMRALPQNDDHYVMQEHRKVPFAWCAPESLKTRTFSHASDTWMFGVTLWEMFTYGQEPWIGLNGSQILHKIDKEGERLPRPEDCPQDVYNVMVQCWAHKPEDRPTFVALRDFLLEAQPTDMRALQDFEEPDKLHIQMNDVITVIEGRAENYWWRGQNTRTLCVGPFPRNVVTSVAGLSAQDISQPLQNSFIHTGHGDSDPRHCWGFPDKIDELYLGNPMDPPDLLSVELSTPRPTQHLGRLKREPPPRPPQPAIFAQSKWGRSRSLGPCPCPCPLSPLIPPLLEEPTYDPVSEDQDPLSSDFKRLGLRKPALTRGLWLAKPSARVPGTKAGRGGGGEVTLIDFGEEPVVPTPRPCAPSLAQLAMDACSLLDKTPPQSPTRALPRPLHPTPVVDWDARPLPPPPAYDDVAQDEDDFEVCSINSTLVGAGVRTGPSQGETNYAFVPEQAQLLPPLEDNLFLPPQGGSKPPNSAQTAEIFQALQQECMRQLQVPAGSLSPPPGPAPAGEDKPQVPPRVPIPPRPTRPRGELSPAPSGEEEIGRWPGPASPPRVPPREPLSPQGSRTPSPLVPPGGSPLPPRLSSSPGKTMPTTQSFASDPKYATPQVIQAPGPRAGPCILPIVRDGKKVSSTHYYLLPERPPYLERYQRFLREAQSPEEPAPLPVPLLLPPPSTPAPAAPTATVRPMPQAAPDPKANFSTNNSNPGPRPPALRAAARLPQRGCPGDGPEAGRPADKVQMLQAMVHGVTTEECQAALQSHSWSVQRAAQYLKVEQLFGLGLRPRSECHKVLEMCDWNLEQAGCHLLGSCGPAHHKR
- the TNK2 gene encoding activated CDC42 kinase 1 isoform X14, with amino-acid sequence MCKRKSWMSKVFSGKRLEAEFPPHHSQSTFRKTSPTPGGPAGEGPLQSLTCLIGEKDLHLFEKLGDGSFGVVRRGEWDAPSGKTMSVAVKCLKPDVLSQPEAMDDFIREVNAMHSLDHRNLIRLYGVVLTPPMKMVTELAPLGSLLDRLRKHQGHFLLGTLSRYAVQVAEGMGYLESKRFIHRDLAARNLLLATRDLVKIGDFGLMRALPQNDDHYVMQEHRKVPFAWCAPESLKTRTFSHASDTWMFGVTLWEMFTYGQEPWIGLNGSQILHKIDKEGERLPRPEDCPQDVYNVMVQCWAHKPEDRPTFVALRDFLLEAQPTDMRALQDFEEPDKLHIQMNDVITVIEGRAENYWWRGQNTRTLCVGPFPRNVVTSVAGLSAQDISQPLQNSFIHTGHGDSDPRHCWGFPDKIDELYLGNPMDPPDLLSVELSTPRPTQHLGRLKREPPPRPPQPAIFAQSKWGRSRSLGPCPCPCPLSPLIPPLLEEPTYDPVSEDQDPLSSDFKRLGLRKPALTRGLWLAKPSARVPGTKAGRGGGGEVTLIDFGEEPVVPTPRPCAPSLAQLAMDACSLLDKTPPQSPTRALPRPLHPTPVVDWDARPLPPPPAYDDVAQDEDDFEVCSINSTLVGAGVRTGPSQGETNYAFVPEQAQLLPPLEDNLFLPPQGGSKPPNSAQTAEIFQALQQECMRQLQVPAGSLSPPPGPAPAGEDKPQVPPRVPIPPRPTRPRGELSPAPSGEEEIGRWPGPASPPRVPPREPLSPQGSRTPSPLVPPGGSPLPPRLSSSPGKTMPTTQSFASDPKYATPQVIQAPGPRAGPCILPIVRDGKKVSSTHYYLLPERPPYLERYQRFLREAQSPEEPAPLPVPLLLPPPSTPAPAAPTATVRPMPQAAPDPKANFSTNNSNPGPRPPALRAAARLPQRGCPGDGPEAGRPADKVQMLQAMVHGVTTEECQAALQSHSWSVQRAAQYLKVEQLFGLGLRPRSECHKVLEMCDWNLEQAGCHLLGSCGPAHHKR
- the TNK2 gene encoding activated CDC42 kinase 1 isoform X6 — translated: MQPEEGTGWLLELLSEVQLQQYFLRLRDDLNVTRLSHFEYVKNEDLEKIGMGRPGQRRLWEAVKRRKAMCKRKSWMSKVFSGKRLEAEFPPHHSQSTFRKTSPTPGGPAGEGPLQSLTCLIGEKDLHLFEKLGDGSFGVVRRGEWDAPSGKTMSVAVKCLKPDVLSQPEAMDDFIREVNAMHSLDHRNLIRLYGVVLTPPMKMVTELAPLGSLLDRLRKHQGHFLLGTLSRYAVQVAEGMGYLESKRFIHRDLAARNLLLATRDLVKIGDFGLMRALPQNDDHYVMQEHRKVPFAWCAPESLKTRTFSHASDTWMFGVTLWEMFTYGQEPWIGLNGSQILHKIDKEGERLPRPEDCPQDVYNVMVQCWAHKPEDRPTFVALRDFLLEAQPTDMRALQDFEEPDKLHIQMNDVITVIEGRAENYWWRGQNTRTLCVGPFPRNVVTSVAGLSAQDISQPLQNSFIHTGHGDSDPRHCWGFPDKIDELYLGNPMDPPDLLSVELSTPRPTQHLGRLKKPTYDPVSEDQDPLSSDFKRLGLRKPALTRGLWLAKPSARVPGTKAGRGGGGEVTLIDFGEEPVVPTPRPCAPSLAQLAMDACSLLDKTPPQSPTRALPRPLHPTPVVDWDARPLPPPPAYDDVAQDEDDFEVCSINSTLVGAGVRTGPSQGETNYAFVPEQAQLLPPLEDNLFLPPQGGSKPPNSAQTAEIFQALQQECMRQLQVPAGSLSPPPGPAPAGEDKPQVPPRVPIPPRPTRPRGELSPAPSGEEEIGRWPGPASPPRVPPREPLSPQGSRTPSPLVPPGGSPLPPRLSSSPGKTMPTTQSFASDPKYATPQVIQAPGPRAGPCILPIVRDGKKVSSTHYYLLPERPPYLERYQRFLREAQSPEEPAPLPVPLLLPPPSTPAPAAPTATVRPMPQAAPDPKANFSTNNSNPGPRPPALRAAARLPQRGCPGDGPEAGRPADKVQMLQAMVHGVTTEECQAALQSHSWSVQRAAQYLKVEQLFGLGLRPRSECHKVLEMCDWNLEQAGCHLLGSCGPAHHKR
- the TNK2 gene encoding activated CDC42 kinase 1 isoform X2, with product MPAARRFPGLELSFPLLARLRRRLYTRLGSSSMQPEEGTGWLLELLSEVQLQQYFLRLRDDLNVTRLSHFEYVKNEDLEKIGMGRPGQRRLWEAVKRRKAMCKRKSWMSKVFSGKRLEAEFPPHHSQSTFRKTSPTPGGPAGEGPLQSLTCLIGEKDLHLFEKLGDGSFGVVRRGEWDAPSGKTMSVAVKCLKPDVLSQPEAMDDFIREVNAMHSLDHRNLIRLYGVVLTPPMKMVTELAPLGSLLDRLRKHQGHFLLGTLSRYAVQVAEGMGYLESKRFIHRDLAARNLLLATRDLVKIGDFGLMRALPQNDDHYVMQEHRKVPFAWCAPESLKTRTFSHASDTWMFGVTLWEMFTYGQEPWIGLNGSQILHKIDKEGERLPRPEDCPQDVYNVMVQCWAHKPEDRPTFVALRDFLLEAQPTDMRALQDFEEPDKLHIQMNDVITVIEGRAENYWWRGQNTRTLCVGPFPRNVVTSVAGLSAQDISQPLQNSFIHTGHGDSDPRHCWGFPDKIDELYLGNPMDPPDLLSVELSTPRPTQHLGRLKREPPPRPPQPAIFAQSKWGRSRSLGPCPCPCPLSPLIPPLLEEPTYDPVSEDQDPLSSDFKRLGLRKPALTRGLWLAKPSARVPGTKAGRGGGGEVTLIDFGEEPVVPTPRPCAPSLAQLAMDACSLLDKTPPQSPTRALPRPLHPTPVVDWDARPLPPPPAYDDVAQDEDDFEVCSINSTLVGAGVRTGPSQGETNYAFVPEQAQLLPPLEDNLFLPPQGGSKPPNSAQTAEIFQALQQECMRQLQVPAGSLSPPPGPAPAGEDKPQVPPRVPIPPRPTRPRGELSPAPSGEEEIGRWPGPASPPRVPPREPLSPQGSRTPSPLVPPGGSPLPPRLSSSPGKTMPTTQSFASDPKYATPQVIQAPGPRAGPCILPIVRDGKKVSSTHYYLLPERPPYLERYQRFLREAQSPEEPAPLPVPLLLPPPSTPAPAAPTATVRPMPQAAPDPKANFSTNNSNPGPRPPALRAAARLPQRGCPGDGPEAGRPADKVQMLQAMVHGVTTEECQAALQSHSWSVQRAAQYLKVEQLFGLGLRPRSECHKVLEMCDWNLEQAGCHLLGSCGPAHHKR